The bacterium genome contains a region encoding:
- a CDS encoding tRNA uridine-5-carboxymethylaminomethyl(34) synthesis enzyme MnmG, which translates to GKKPPLVRFAGQKRIKDVGAKGGGKEKISLYQFIKRPHTKIEEIKDKLSDYPAEVLREMEIEVKYEGYIKREFSEVNKFRNLEKIKMSSDIDYGKVPGLSFEIKEKLKKFKPLNLGQASRISGVTPVAVSILIVYLRELHKK; encoded by the coding sequence AGGTAAGAAACCCCCACTGGTTCGTTTTGCAGGGCAAAAGCGAATCAAAGATGTGGGGGCTAAGGGGGGGGGGAAAGAAAAAATCTCTCTGTATCAGTTTATTAAACGCCCCCATACAAAAATAGAAGAGATAAAGGATAAACTTTCCGATTATCCTGCAGAGGTATTGCGCGAAATGGAAATTGAAGTTAAGTATGAAGGTTATATCAAGAGAGAATTTTCGGAAGTGAATAAATTCAGGAACCTTGAAAAGATTAAAATGTCATCCGACATTGATTACGGCAAAGTGCCGGGGCTTTCTTTTGAGATTAAAGAGAAACTTAAGAAATTTAAACCGCTTAATCTTGGGCAGGCAAGCAGAATATCAGGCGTTACGCCCGTGGCGGTTAGTATTTTGATTGTGTATTTGAGGGAATTGCATAAGAAATAA
- a CDS encoding TIGR01212 family radical SAM protein (This family includes YhcC from E. coli K-12, an uncharacterized radical SAM protein.), translating to MSKSTYYKFSEYLKERFGCRVYKVSIDAGFSCPNKDGKLSKDGCVYCDNKAFSLNSRTPSKPIETQIENGIAFSRQRYGAKKFIVYFQAYTNTYLPQTDMPTKGLMAGLPAQGFVTGLPASALVAGATLDILKERYDVVRKFKDVVGISIGTRPDCVNEEILDLINSYSKDYEVWLEYGLQSIHDKTLKLINRRHTYEDFFKAVDMTRKRNIKICAHIIIGLPNETKEEMMETAKALAKLKIDGVKIHPLHIVKGTKLEEIFKKGKYKPLELDEYVNIVTEFLQYLPPTTVIQRITADCPKEFLVAPEWILNKQLVLNMIDKRIEEKNTYQSKHFVDPIEMAQIRSDKKLAEKLKAGHNQAKTMKGRFIK from the coding sequence ATGAGTAAATCAACATATTACAAATTCTCCGAATATTTAAAAGAACGGTTTGGATGCAGAGTTTATAAGGTCAGCATAGATGCGGGTTTTTCCTGCCCGAATAAAGACGGAAAACTAAGCAAAGACGGATGTGTTTATTGTGATAATAAAGCGTTTAGTTTAAACAGCCGAACCCCCTCTAAACCAATAGAAACCCAAATTGAAAACGGGATAGCGTTTAGCAGGCAAAGATACGGCGCGAAAAAATTCATCGTATATTTTCAGGCATATACGAATACATATCTACCTCAGACAGATATGCCCACCAAAGGTCTTATGGCGGGCCTGCCCGCCCAAGGTTTTGTGACGGGCCTGCCCGCCAGCGCTTTAGTGGCGGGCGCTACTTTAGATATACTAAAAGAAAGATATGATGTCGTCAGAAAGTTTAAAGATGTTGTGGGAATATCTATCGGAACACGCCCCGACTGCGTTAATGAAGAAATACTGGATTTGATTAATAGTTATTCTAAGGATTACGAGGTGTGGCTCGAATACGGGCTTCAGAGTATCCACGATAAGACTTTAAAATTAATAAACAGGCGTCATACATACGAAGATTTTTTTAAAGCGGTTGATATGACGCGAAAGCGGAATATAAAAATATGCGCTCATATAATTATCGGATTGCCTAACGAAACAAAAGAAGAAATGATGGAAACCGCTAAAGCTTTAGCTAAATTAAAAATAGACGGTGTAAAAATCCACCCCCTGCATATCGTCAAAGGCACTAAACTGGAAGAGATTTTCAAAAAGGGCAAATATAAACCTTTAGAATTGGACGAGTATGTAAATATAGTCACAGAATTTTTACAGTATTTGCCACCGACAACCGTTATTCAACGGATAACCGCCGATTGTCCAAAAGAATTTCTCGTCGCGCCCGAATGGATCTTGAATAAACAACTTGTTTTGAATATGATAGATAAAAGAATAGAAGAAAAGAATACTTATCAGAGTAAACATTTTGTAGACCCCATTGAAATGGCGCAAATCAGGTCGGATAAAAAATTGGCAGAAAAATTAAAAGCAGGACATAACCAAGCAAAAACTATGAAAGGACGATTTATTAAGTAA